TCCGACAAGCCTATGTGAGTCAAATTAGCGGAATGACGATGGCGATCAATGGACGGTATGAAGAATCGCGGTCGATTAATGATGTTCAGCAAATTTTTGATTATATTCAATATAAAAATGCGCGTGTTCTTGAAATGAAATTGTATAACAAGGATGGCGAAATTCTCGCAGCGTCCAACCGCAAAGAAGTGGGGAAGCATATGCACCCCGCCAATATCATTATCCCCAAACAGGATCAAACAATCGTTGACCGTGTTCCGATGGAAACAAGTGAAATTCCCATTGTTCGCCTTACAGCCCCCCTTCAAGAGGATGGCATGGTCGTTGGTGCGGTAGAGGTTATTTTTGATTCGTCGGAGGAAACGGTGCTGCTCAAAGAACGGACCAAGCTAATCTTTATCGTGGGCCTAACGATTGCGATCGTTCTATCGACGGTATTATGGCTTATTTTACGCGTCATCGTTATTCGGCCTTTGAGTCGTTTGCGGGAAGCCGCGGTAAGGGTCAAGCAGGGAGGCGAATTACCGACGCTGCAATTCAAGGCATCTCCGGAAATAGAAGAAGTATCCGAAGCGTTCAATGAGATGGTGACGGATCTGGATGAGCGATATCACGAGCTCCAGCATGCCCTGCAATCGCTGCAAGTGACGCAAGATCAACTCGTTCAATCCGAGAAAATGGGAGCATTGGGAAATCTGGTAGCTGGTGTTTCACATGAAATTAATACACCGATTGGCATTGGGGTTACCGCGGTATCCTATTTGGATCAAAAGACGAAGGATTTCAAAAGCTTGTATGAAACTGGTAAAATGAAAAAGTCGGATTTGGAGCAGTTTCTTCTTGTCGTTAGTGAGACGAATGCCATGGTGCAGTCCAATTTGGAACGTGCGTCGTCCCTTGTCCGCAGCTTTAAACAAATCTCAGTCGACCAAAGTGTGGAAGTGAAGCGTACTTTCCTTTTGCAGGAGTATTTGGAAGGGATTATTGCCAGTTTAAAGCCGACACTGAAGAAAACCAGGCTGCGCGTGGATGTTTATTGTGATCATGAGCTTAATCTGTACACATATCCAGGTGCCTTGTCGCAATTAATTACTAATCTAGTCATGAATTCTTTAAACCATGCTTATGAGATGGACGAAGAAGGCAGTTTAAGCATTCGCGTTACACATGATCAAGATACGATAACAATCGTTTATTCCGATGACGGCAAAGGGATGAACCAAGAAGTGCTCGATCACATTTTTGACCCATTCTTCACAACAAGCCGTGGCAAGGGCGGCACAGGATTAGGGATGAATATTGTCTACAACCTCGTGACGCAATCGATGAACGGAACGATTCAATGCTCCAGTGTACTGGGACAAGGAAGCTTATTTGTGATTACAATCCCGAAAGAGGAGGAAGCTGAGCTATGACAAGTCAAGATCGGTCCATAGACCAAGATGAGCTTCTTTTTGCTGAGGAAGAAGTTGCTGATTCTACGCAAGATAAACCGGTTGAACAAGAACCTTGGATTGCTTTGATCGTAGATGATGAGAAGCAAATCCATCAAGTGACCAAAATGGTACTCGATGACTTCGAATTTGATGGCAAGAAGCTGGAGTTTCATAGCGCATATTCTGCATTGGAAGCCAAGCAATTATTAAAGCAGCATCCAGATGCCGCCTTAATTTTATTAGATGTGGTGATGGAGTACGAAGATGCAGGACTTCAAATCGTTAAATATATACGCGAAGAGTTGAAAAATTCCTCGATTCGTATTATCCTGCGTACTGGCCAGCCTGGTCAAGCGCCAGAACGGACAGTGATCATGGATTATGATATTAATGATTACAAAGAAAAAACAGAATTGACGACCCAAAAGCTTTTTACCACGGTAGTTACGGCATTGCGCTCCTATCGAGATTTGAAAACGATTGAGAAAAGCAGAGCAGGTCTGGAAGAGATTATTAAATCAGCTTCAACATTGTTTGAATTGCAATCGATGAAGAAATTTGCCTCCGGTGTTTTGACACAGATGACCTCAATTGTGAATCTGCACAAAAATGCCATTCATTGCAGCTTTGCAGTGACCAAAGGGGTCGAGGATATTTATATTCTGGCTGCAAGCGGAGACTATGCCGCCAATCAGGATGACCGTGCTCGTGATGTCGTTCCGTCGGAAATGCTGGATGAGATTGAACAGGCGTTTCAAACCAAGACAAGCCGCTTCGCTTCCGATCGTTTTGTGATTTATTTCCAAAGCAAGATGGGGATGGAGAACGTCATTTACATGAACGGTTTCAAAGCACTTAGCGAGTGGGAACGTTATTTGGTTGATATTTATTGCACGAATGTTTCCGTAGCTTTCGAGAATATTTATTTGAATGAAGAATTGGAAAGCACGCAGCAAGAAATCATTTATACAATGGGGGAAATTACGGAAACAAGATCCAAAGAAACAGGTCATCACGTGAAGCGGGTTGCTGAATATTCACATTTGCTCGCGATTAAATACGGGTTGCCAGCGCAAGAGGCGGAAGTAATTCGCTTAGCTTCTCCTATGCATGATGTCGGCAAAGTAGGGATTCCAGATGCAATCCTCAATAAGCCCGGGGCGTTAACAAAAGAAGAATTCGACATTATGAAAACTCACTCGAATTTGGGGTATGAAATGCTCAAGCATTCAAACAAACAAGTACTGAATGCGGCTGCGATTATCGCTGGGCAGCACCATGAGCGATATGATGGGACGGGCTACCCATTAGGACTGAAAGGCGAAGAGATTCATCTTTATGGCCGTATAACTGCGCTTGCTGATGTTTTTGATGCGCTATGCAGTGATCGTGTGTACAAGAAGGCATGGGAGCTGGATCGTGTATTGGATTTACTGAAAACGGAACGCGGCAAACATTTTGACCCTGATATCGTCGATATTTTCTTAACTAATCTAGATCAATTCTTAGTGATCAAAGAGCAATATAAAGAACAACGTTAATAGCATTCATTCATTTAGCAGCAAAAATGCGGATTATCAGCGATAATTACGGAAACTGTCTACAAAAATGGGTTATAATCTGCTTCTTTGTCTCTTTTTCGGAGATGAAGGAGCATTTCTTTTGATTTACATTTCCTGTATGCTAGAAAGGGGCTTGAGACAGATAGAAAG
Above is a genomic segment from Paenibacillus sp. HWE-109 containing:
- a CDS encoding sensor histidine kinase, whose translation is MKSQPKKVSLQKRIVFLVTIVTVSMISTMMIFDTRSLNTSIRQAYVSQISGMTMAINGRYEESRSINDVQQIFDYIQYKNARVLEMKLYNKDGEILAASNRKEVGKHMHPANIIIPKQDQTIVDRVPMETSEIPIVRLTAPLQEDGMVVGAVEVIFDSSEETVLLKERTKLIFIVGLTIAIVLSTVLWLILRVIVIRPLSRLREAAVRVKQGGELPTLQFKASPEIEEVSEAFNEMVTDLDERYHELQHALQSLQVTQDQLVQSEKMGALGNLVAGVSHEINTPIGIGVTAVSYLDQKTKDFKSLYETGKMKKSDLEQFLLVVSETNAMVQSNLERASSLVRSFKQISVDQSVEVKRTFLLQEYLEGIIASLKPTLKKTRLRVDVYCDHELNLYTYPGALSQLITNLVMNSLNHAYEMDEEGSLSIRVTHDQDTITIVYSDDGKGMNQEVLDHIFDPFFTTSRGKGGTGLGMNIVYNLVTQSMNGTIQCSSVLGQGSLFVITIPKEEEAEL
- a CDS encoding DUF3369 domain-containing protein is translated as MTSQDRSIDQDELLFAEEEVADSTQDKPVEQEPWIALIVDDEKQIHQVTKMVLDDFEFDGKKLEFHSAYSALEAKQLLKQHPDAALILLDVVMEYEDAGLQIVKYIREELKNSSIRIILRTGQPGQAPERTVIMDYDINDYKEKTELTTQKLFTTVVTALRSYRDLKTIEKSRAGLEEIIKSASTLFELQSMKKFASGVLTQMTSIVNLHKNAIHCSFAVTKGVEDIYILAASGDYAANQDDRARDVVPSEMLDEIEQAFQTKTSRFASDRFVIYFQSKMGMENVIYMNGFKALSEWERYLVDIYCTNVSVAFENIYLNEELESTQQEIIYTMGEITETRSKETGHHVKRVAEYSHLLAIKYGLPAQEAEVIRLASPMHDVGKVGIPDAILNKPGALTKEEFDIMKTHSNLGYEMLKHSNKQVLNAAAIIAGQHHERYDGTGYPLGLKGEEIHLYGRITALADVFDALCSDRVYKKAWELDRVLDLLKTERGKHFDPDIVDIFLTNLDQFLVIKEQYKEQR